In the genome of Actinomycetota bacterium, the window AAGGTGTCGGTTGGCCCCGACCGTATCCTCGCCGATGACGCATCGTGGGTGACCCACATGAAGGACATGTCCGGGCAGGTGCTCGTCTCACGGGTCTATGGCGCGGGCGAGGTCGTCTGGCTGTCGAGCGAATGGCCGCTGGCGAATGCCGGCATCGGCCAGCGCGACAACGCGCGGCTCGCGACGCTTCTCGTCGCGCAATCAGGCCCGGTCTGGTTCGACGAGTACCATCACGGTTTCGTGCGTGGTGGCGGAGCGTGGGAGCGACTCGGAGGCGGTGGCCGGGCCGCAGTCGTGCTTGCCGCGCTTGCGGTGGCGGTGCTGTTGCTGGCGGCCGCGCAGCGGCGGGGTCCGGTCATCGCTCCGGTAGAAGGCCGACCCGCGCGCACGGGGGCCTACATCGGTGCGCTGGCGGAGCTCTACCGCAAGGCGGGTGCGCGCTCCTCGGCGCTTCTGTCGCTCGCGGAAGGACTGCGAGAAGTGCTGGCCCAAAGATACGGCACGGTCGAGGCCGGCCGGTCCCGGCACCCTGACGCCGCGGCCGCGCTCGAACGTGCGGCGGGTGCGGCTGGCACCGAGATGACGAAAGAGGAATTCGTGGCGATCGCCCGCGATCTGACGCGGGCGCGACGGGAGGTCGAAGGACGAGATGGCTGATACAGGCAAGGTCATGCAACTCGCCGAGCGGGTGCGAGCCGAGGTCGGCAAGGCGGTGGTGGGCCAGGCGAGGCTCGTCGATAGCCTGCTCATCGGGCTCGTGACCGGCGGGCACGTACTCGTCGAGGGAGTGCCGGGAACCGCCAAGACGCTGCTGGCGCGGTCCTTGGCAGCGGCGATCGATACGTCGTTCAAGCGCATCCAGTTCAGCCCGGACATGATGCCCGCCGACGTGGTCGGCACGAATGTCTACGACGCCGAGCGGGGCACGTTCTCGCTGCGCCAGGGCCCGGTGTTCGCCAACATCGTGCTGGCCGATGAGATCAACCGCACGCCCCCGAAGACGCAGGCCGCGCTCCTCGAAGCGATGCAGGAGGAACAGGTCACCATCGACGGCGTCACCCACCCACTGCCACATCCGTTCATGGTCGTCGCCACGCAGAACCCGATCGAGTATGAGGGCACCTACCCGCTGCCCGAGGCGCAACTCGACCGCTTCCAGCAGAAGGTCGTCGTGGAGTACCCGAGCGATGCCGAGGAGACCGAGATCTTGCGCCGCCACGCGTCCGGCTCCGAGCACACCGACCTCGCCTCGCTCGGGCTGCGGGCCGTGGCAGGCGTTGCGGATATCGACGCCGCGCGTGAGGAGCTCGCCGCAGTCGTCGTGGACGACTCGGTCGTTGAGTACGTGCGCGCCATCGCACGCGGGACGCGCGACCACGTCTCGATCCTGCTCGGCGCGAGTCCCCGGGCCGCAGTGAGCCTGCTTGTGGCCGCGAAGGCTCATGCGCTGCTGCAAGATCGCGCGTTCGTGACTCCCGACGACATCAAGACGATGTCGCTGCCGTGCCTTCGCCATCGCGTGCTGCTTCGGCCCGAGATCGAGATCGAGGGCGTGGGCGTCGACGAGGTGCTGCGCGACGCGATCGAGCGGGTGCCCGTACCCAGGTGATCTCGCCACGCGACATCCTTGGCAGGCTTGGTGGGGTGCGGCTGACGCCGCGGCTCGGGCTGGCGCTCGCCGTCGGGGCGCTCGTCGTCGCGATGCTGCCGGGCGCGCTCGCGTGGGTGGTCGCGCTCGCGTGGCTCGTGGCGCTCGCGGTCGCGGTGCGCCGCGACATCGCCGCGACGCCGGCTACCGCCGATCTCGCGATCGAGCGCAGCGGGCCCGCGAAGTACTCCATCGGCGTCCCGAACCGCGTAGTGCTGCACATCCGCAACTCATCGGCGCACCCGGCGCGCCTCTCCGGTCGCGAGTCGCCGCCGCCCGAGTTCGTGGGCGAGCGCGCCTTCGGGCCGCTTGCGATCGCGCTCCACGACGGCGCCGAGGTCGAGCTCTCGTTTGTGCCGCCGCGCCGGGGCGCCTACGCGTTCGATCGCATCGGCGTTCGCCTGATTGGTCCGCTCGGCCTTGCCGGTCGCCAGCTCACGATCGGATCTGCCGAGGAGATCCGCGTCTACCCCGACATCACCGCCGTGCAGCGCTACTCGCTCCTGGCCCGGCGCGGGGCGCTCCATGAGATCGGCGTGCGTGCGATGCGATTCGCGGGTCGGGGGACCGAGTTCGAGTCGTTGCGCGACTACGCGCCCGGCGATTCGTACCGTGACATCGACTGGAAGGCCACTGCGCGCCGAGGACGCCCGGTGGTGCGGCAGTTCGAGGCTGAGCGCAGCCAGACCGTGGTGCTCGCGATCGACGCCGGACGGCTCATGACGGCGCAGGTTGGCGGACTCTCCAAGCTCGACCGCGCTGTGAACGCGGCGCTGCTGCTTGCGTTCCTCGCCACACGCATGGGGGACAGCGTGGGACTGCTCGTCTTCGGTCGGGACGTACGCACGTACCTGCCGCCGCGCAAGGGTCATCGCCAGTTCCTGGCGATCCTCGAGGCGCTCTACTCCGTCGAGGAGCGCGTGGAGGAGCCCGACTACGCTGGCGCGCTGCGCTATCTTGCCGCGCGTGTAGGCAAGCGCTCGCTCGTGGTGCTCTTCACCGAGCTCGTGGGGACCGACCCGTCCAGGCGGCTCCTTGGCGTGCTCTCGACGCTCTCACCGCGGCACCTGCCGCTGGTGATCACGCAGCGCAACGAGGAGGTGGAGCGGATCGCGTCGGCACACGCGGACGTCGAGAGCGACGCGATGCGGGCGGCGGTCGCCCAGGACCTCCTGCACGACAAGACCCGAGCGGTCCGCCTGTTGCGCGCACGGGGCTCGCTCGTGCTCGATGTCTTCCCCGAGGAGCTTTCGGTCGCCGCGGTCAACCGCTACCTGGAGATCAAGGCGCGCGGGCGGCTGTAGCGAGGCGTGTGCGAGCTCGCAGGCCCGCCGCACGCCTAGGCGTGCGGCTCCTCGGATGACGTGTGCGCCATGATCGCCGCGGCGTGCGCCTCGACTGGCACGATGTGCCGGATATCCCCGTGCTGGTGTATCGCGACGTCGACCCCGTAGGTGGTCTGGATGTTCTCGCGCGTGAACACCTGGTCGGGCGTGCCCTGCGCATAGACGCGGCCGTCGTGCATCATCACGACGTAGTCCGAGTACTGCGAGGCGAGGTTCAGGTCGTGAATCGCAAGCAAGGCGAGCAGGCCTTTGCCCGTCACGATCTCGCGCAGGTGACGCATGACGCTGAGCTGGTGTCGTATGTCCAGGCTGCTGGTCGGCTCATCGAGCAGCAGCATCTCGGGCTGCTGAGAGAGCGCCCGCGCGATCAGCACCTTCTGGCGCTCGCCGCCACTGAGCTGGTTGACGTCACGCAGCGCGAACTCGCCAAGTCCCAGACTCGCGATGTTCTCGGACACGATCCGAAGGTCGGCGTCGGATGGACTCCACCCAACGTACGGTTTTCTGCCGAGGAGCACCATGTCGAAGACCGTGACCGGAAAAGAGCCGGCGAAGCTCTGAGGCACGTAGCCGATCGACCGGGCGACCTCACGCCTCGACATGTCGCTGATGCGCCGGCGGTGGAGCAGGATCTCACCTTCCGCGTGAATCAGGTTGTCGATGCACCGCAACAGGGTCGTCTTCCCCGATCCGTTCGGTCCGACGATGCTGACGATGCCGCCGCACGTGAGCGAGAGGTCGACGCCGGACAGCGCCCGGCGTCCCCCCTTGTACTCGAATCCGACGGCTTTGAGCTCAAGCATCGATGTCTAGCCGAGCGACGCCGCGAACCGGCGGGCGTCGTGCTCCTCGGGCAGTTCCGATAGCAGGAATGGCTCGCCGTTGTCATGCCGCTCCTCGAGCCGGCTCCGGAGCCCCTCCAGATACTCCAGGAACTCGTCAGCGTCCATCGAGCCCTCGAACTTCATGATGAGCAGTACGGCGCGCTCGTCGAAGGGAACCTCGTAGCCGGTTTCGATGTCCGGCGGCATGAAGAAGATCGAGCCTTGCCTCATATGGTGGCGCTGCCCCTCGCTGCACAGCACCCATTGTCCTCGTACGGTGAAGATGATGCTCTCGGTCGAGTGAACGTGCGCGGGGCAGTACAGGTCTGGCTGCATGCTGATGTAGTGGGCCGAGCCCAGGTTGCCGCTCATGATGGGGCCGATTCGCCCCTCAAGGGTGTCGACTCCAGGCAGCCCGCCGATGGAATCGACGATGTCCACCTGAGCCATGCGGGTCGTGTACTCGGCTAGGGCGCTGGTCTTGGTCTCAAGCATCGGAGTCGGTCCTTTCCGGATGTCAGACGGGTAGTGAACTGCCGGCCGTTTCGGTTGCACCGAACCTGCGGCCGAGGAAGTCGATCATGGAGTCGAAGTACTCCTCGCGATACGGGCGCTCGAAGCTGGCAAGCGACATCCGTTCACGGACGCGGGTCTCGTAGTCCGGAGGCGTGTGCTGGAACGAGTGATCCGCATCCGGAATCATCGCCAGCTCGACGGGCACGTTTCGGCGGCGCAGCGTCTCGACGATCCCCAGCGCGTCCCGCGGCGGGACGTTGAGGTCGTTCTCGCCGTGCACCACGAGCGTGGGCCGATCGATGTGTCGGAACTGACGCGCCGGAGCCCATTCCTCGGCGTAGACGCGCGCGTCGA includes:
- a CDS encoding DUF4350 domain-containing protein is translated as MRRLLGRLDARALVFMAAAVLLLVAYAVVVGLSKDYYLVSSPAGSTFDAEDEGTLVLLSYLRELGIEADTLQRFDSLPETGTIVVVASGKLEVEPTPGDGRRLARWVEDGGRLVLAGPHARDVLRGEPIGVRTGPRGDAAALVPLQPSAYARGVKKVSVGPDRILADDASWVTHMKDMSGQVLVSRVYGAGEVVWLSSEWPLANAGIGQRDNARLATLLVAQSGPVWFDEYHHGFVRGGGAWERLGGGGRAAVVLAALAVAVLLLAAAQRRGPVIAPVEGRPARTGAYIGALAELYRKAGARSSALLSLAEGLREVLAQRYGTVEAGRSRHPDAAAALERAAGAAGTEMTKEEFVAIARDLTRARREVEGRDG
- a CDS encoding MoxR family ATPase, with translation MADTGKVMQLAERVRAEVGKAVVGQARLVDSLLIGLVTGGHVLVEGVPGTAKTLLARSLAAAIDTSFKRIQFSPDMMPADVVGTNVYDAERGTFSLRQGPVFANIVLADEINRTPPKTQAALLEAMQEEQVTIDGVTHPLPHPFMVVATQNPIEYEGTYPLPEAQLDRFQQKVVVEYPSDAEETEILRRHASGSEHTDLASLGLRAVAGVADIDAAREELAAVVVDDSVVEYVRAIARGTRDHVSILLGASPRAAVSLLVAAKAHALLQDRAFVTPDDIKTMSLPCLRHRVLLRPEIEIEGVGVDEVLRDAIERVPVPR
- a CDS encoding DUF58 domain-containing protein yields the protein MISPRDILGRLGGVRLTPRLGLALAVGALVVAMLPGALAWVVALAWLVALAVAVRRDIAATPATADLAIERSGPAKYSIGVPNRVVLHIRNSSAHPARLSGRESPPPEFVGERAFGPLAIALHDGAEVELSFVPPRRGAYAFDRIGVRLIGPLGLAGRQLTIGSAEEIRVYPDITAVQRYSLLARRGALHEIGVRAMRFAGRGTEFESLRDYAPGDSYRDIDWKATARRGRPVVRQFEAERSQTVVLAIDAGRLMTAQVGGLSKLDRAVNAALLLAFLATRMGDSVGLLVFGRDVRTYLPPRKGHRQFLAILEALYSVEERVEEPDYAGALRYLAARVGKRSLVVLFTELVGTDPSRRLLGVLSTLSPRHLPLVITQRNEEVERIASAHADVESDAMRAAVAQDLLHDKTRAVRLLRARGSLVLDVFPEELSVAAVNRYLEIKARGRL
- a CDS encoding ABC transporter ATP-binding protein; this encodes MLELKAVGFEYKGGRRALSGVDLSLTCGGIVSIVGPNGSGKTTLLRCIDNLIHAEGEILLHRRRISDMSRREVARSIGYVPQSFAGSFPVTVFDMVLLGRKPYVGWSPSDADLRIVSENIASLGLGEFALRDVNQLSGGERQKVLIARALSQQPEMLLLDEPTSSLDIRHQLSVMRHLREIVTGKGLLALLAIHDLNLASQYSDYVVMMHDGRVYAQGTPDQVFTRENIQTTYGVDVAIHQHGDIRHIVPVEAHAAAIMAHTSSEEPHA
- a CDS encoding AraC family ligand binding domain-containing protein; the encoded protein is MLETKTSALAEYTTRMAQVDIVDSIGGLPGVDTLEGRIGPIMSGNLGSAHYISMQPDLYCPAHVHSTESIIFTVRGQWVLCSEGQRHHMRQGSIFFMPPDIETGYEVPFDERAVLLIMKFEGSMDADEFLEYLEGLRSRLEERHDNGEPFLLSELPEEHDARRFAASLG